A part of Aegilops tauschii subsp. strangulata cultivar AL8/78 chromosome 2, Aet v6.0, whole genome shotgun sequence genomic DNA contains:
- the LOC109784687 gene encoding uncharacterized protein yields the protein MKLFAFVRRARRTSAAAAMTAEPVPVPVAPVSAAEKRRRRPSSGSSSWKPTLVAISEDAAVAAAKADAGKAKGKPKGKPAAAKAKARASPRALRPDYDDFRRFGAPTVLPAFTPTAFLF from the exons ATGAAGCTGTTCGCGTTCGTGAGGCGCGCTCGCCGGACATCGGCCGCGGCGGCGATGACAGCGGAGCCGGTTCCGGTGCCGGTGGCGCCTGTGTCCGCTGCGGAGAAGCGGCGGCGGAGGCCCTCGTCGGGATCGTCGTCGTGGAAGCCGACGCTGGTCGCCATCTCCGAGGACGCTGCGGTGGCCGCCGCCAAGGCCGATGCCGGAAAGGCCAAGGGCAAGCCGAAAGGGAAGCCGGCGGCGGCCAAGGCCAAGGCGAGGGCGTCGCCTCGCGCGCTCCGGCCTGACTACGACGACTTCCG GCGCTTCGGGGCGCCCACGGTGCTGCCGGCGTTCACGCCCACAGCGTTCCTCTTCTGA
- the LOC109784678 gene encoding uncharacterized protein has product MSKKKAVTTMTLKDFHGGSIPSELPLPSAPGVSARPPDRPTAAPSASSTASARPRTPAASSAAAAAAAVPSFLTNPSRIGRHFDEDERTPFELAAPRRPGPSPPSFPSVPAVAPARSGPGNAWGAKREVAPAAPPVVPAASSGQIWSATRIAQASAVEKVISGRWHLSKPSSPPASVSAPVLETQVVSPEMERSGLVGTRGFDSAIERPRSLAVRELDGAMERPRSVGLRGLDVAMEKGVEPVRPASHEGRVGEGKIGEVPERPKLKLLPRSKPIESPAPSPTYIEEKQVLPVPVIASVMQVEVVHEARQNVMVAKTGVAGADAESRATVERPRLNLKPRSNGVGQSGESAAKERPSLFGGARPREQVLRDRGVDALASDLEITSPVGRSKNEFAKVEQKVEAMTINPSGEKADSFAVGHRGPRNADRKDYRRDTDRADAYRPTRRDENRKVARDVEKQPEQQRPEPETWRKPVEPPKPEVTAPRFGKAATALELAQAFSKSMSDTVPQSRLTSVPSPRVPPKPGARDQVGFSRLTDNGALHSGSSQRKINGY; this is encoded by the exons ATGTCGAAGAAGAAGGCGGTGACGACGATGACGCTCAAGGACTTCCACGGCGGCTCCATCCCCTCCGAGCTCCCTCTCCCCTCCGCCCCTGGCGT CTCTGCACGACCGCCCGACCGCCCCACGGCCGCTCCGTCCGCCTCTTCGACTGCATCCGCGCGCCCGCGGACTCCCGCCGCTTCCtccgcagcggcggcggctgcCGCTGTCCCTTCCTTCCTCACCAATCCCTCCCGCATCGGCCGCCACTTCGATGAGGACGAGCGCACGCCCTTCGAGCTGgccgcgcctcgccgccctgGGCCGTCGCCCCCGTCGTTCCCATCCGTGCCGGCGGTGGCCCCCGCTAGATCTGGACCGGGTAACGCCTGGGGTGCGAAGAGGGAGGTCGCTCCAGCCGCGCCGCCGGTTGTTCCTGCCGCCAGCAGCGGTCAGATCTGGTCGGCGACGCGCATCGCGCAGGCGAGCGCTGTGGAGAAGGTAATCTCCGGTAGGTGGCATTTGTCCAAGCCCTCCTCCCCGCCCGCCTCTGTGTCGGCACCAGTGCTGGAGACTCAGGTGGTCTCGCCTGAGATGGAGAGGTCAGGGTTGGTTGGAACGAGAGGGTTTGACAGTGCCATCGAGAGACCAAGGTCGTTGGCTGTGAGAGAGCTGGACGGTGCCATGGAGAGGCCAAGGTCAGTTGGATTAAGAGGGTTGGACGTTGCAATGGAGAAGGGTGTGGAACCAGTGAGGCCTGCATCACATGAAGGCAGGGTTGGGGAAGGGAAAATCGGAGAGGTGCCAGAAAGGCCCAAGCTGAAGCTGCTTCCTCGTTCCAAGCCAATCGAATCCCCTGCACCATCACCTACCTATATTGAAGAGAAGCAG GTCCTTCCGGTCCCTGTGATAGCAAGTGTCATGCAGGTTGAGGTTGTTCATGAAGCGCGCCAGAATGTGATGGTAGCCAAAACGGGAGTGGCAGGGGCAGATGCTGAAAGCAGGGCAACTGTGGAGCGACCACGGCTGAATCTGAAACCTCGCTCTAATGGAGTGGGTCAGTCTGGTGAAAGTGCTGCGAAGGAGAG GCCATCCCTCTTTGGTGGTGCTCGCCCCCGGGAACAA GTTCTCAGAGATCGTGGTGTGGATGCTTTGGCAAGTGACCTCGAGATCACCTCTCCAGTTGGCAG GTCCAAAAATGAATTTGCAAAGGTCGAGCAGAAGGTTGAAGCTATGACCATTAACCCTTCAGGCGAAAAGGCTGATAGTTTTGCAGTTGGTCACAGAGGCCCAAGGAATGCTGATAGGAAAGATTACAGGCGGGATACAGACAGGGCTGATGCATACAGGCCTACACGACGCGATGAGAACAGGAAGGTTGCTAGAGATGTGGAAAAGCAGCCTGAACAACAACGCCCAGAGCCTGAAACCTGGCGTAAACCAGTGGAGCCACCAAAGCCTGAGGTTACTGCACCTCGGTTTGGGAAAGCAGCGACTGCCTTGGAGCTCGCCCAAGCCTTCTCCAAGTCCATGTCTGATACTGTGCCGCAGTCTCGCTTGACCAGTGTTCCTAGTCCAAGAGTTCCTCCGAAGCCAGGGGCTAGGGATCAGGTTGGCTTTTCAAGGCTCACTGACAACGGGGCATTGCACTCTGGATCTTCACAGCGAAAGATTAACGGTTACTGA